The proteins below are encoded in one region of Chloroflexota bacterium:
- a CDS encoding TGS domain-containing protein, producing the protein MPTNLPAEYYEAEEHYKAAQTPEAKITTLEDLISTIPKHKGTDKLRADLRKRLSKLKSAAQGKKGVSKQVSAFVVEKEGASQVAIIGAPNVGKSSLVAALTNASPHISPSPYTTWTPSPGMMLVDNVQIQLVDTPPVTGDFVEADLWNLIRNADLLLVVVDLQAYPIEQFQDTIALLQERKIVSEHQRDRVDNPRGVVFKPMVVVVNKCDDANGTGDCEVLRELLGDEWHFAPVSTQVEASLETLKQVIYDRLELMRVYSKPPGKDPDFTAPFVLTRGGTVEEFAAQVHKDFVEGLKSARVWGEGVFDGQMVGRDHVLHEGDVVELRI; encoded by the coding sequence ATGCCTACCAATCTTCCTGCGGAATATTACGAGGCCGAAGAGCACTATAAAGCTGCTCAGACCCCCGAGGCGAAGATAACAACCCTCGAGGATCTCATCAGCACGATCCCCAAACACAAGGGCACCGATAAGCTCAGAGCCGATCTGCGCAAACGGCTTTCCAAGCTGAAGTCGGCCGCTCAGGGCAAAAAAGGGGTCAGTAAGCAGGTTTCCGCCTTTGTGGTGGAAAAGGAGGGGGCGAGTCAAGTTGCCATCATCGGCGCGCCCAACGTCGGTAAATCCTCGCTGGTGGCCGCGCTGACCAATGCCTCGCCGCACATTTCCCCCTCTCCCTATACGACCTGGACTCCTTCGCCTGGCATGATGCTCGTCGATAATGTACAGATTCAACTGGTCGATACGCCGCCGGTCACCGGGGATTTTGTCGAGGCCGACCTGTGGAATCTTATCAGGAACGCCGACCTCTTGCTGGTCGTCGTCGATCTTCAGGCTTATCCCATCGAACAGTTCCAGGATACCATCGCGTTGTTGCAGGAACGAAAGATCGTTTCGGAGCACCAGCGCGACCGGGTGGACAACCCGCGAGGGGTTGTGTTCAAACCGATGGTTGTGGTCGTCAATAAATGTGATGATGCCAACGGGACCGGGGATTGCGAGGTGCTTCGCGAACTGCTGGGGGACGAGTGGCACTTTGCACCTGTCTCTACGCAGGTTGAAGCGAGTCTTGAGACATTGAAGCAGGTCATTTATGACCGGCTGGAGCTCATGCGGGTCTACTCGAAGCCACCGGGAAAGGATCCTGATTTCACGGCACCCTTTGTGTTAACGCGGGGCGGGACTGTCGAAGAGTTTGCTGCCCAGGTACACAAGGATTTCGTTGAGGGCCTCAAGTCGGCCCGGGTATGGGGCGAAGGGGTTTTCGATGGACAGATGGTAGGCCGGGACCATGTGCTG